A genomic window from Alkalihalobacillus sp. AL-G includes:
- a CDS encoding N-acetylmannosamine-6-phosphate 2-epimerase: MNKTDLFRKLEGALIVSCQALEDEPLHGAETMAKMALAAEIGGASAIRANGGSDIEEIQKVTRIPIIGLIKKVYPDSNVYITPSKTEVDLLIDTGVNMVALDGTTRHRPDGVSLKELLHYLKAKGQIVMADISTFEEGVLAEQMGFDCVSTTLSGYTPYSRQNDGPDFELIERLATRLRIPVIAEGKIHSPEQAKYALGLGAYAVVVGSAITRPQEITKRYVNYLKKDDQNGEQPVNYKGKIKRVD; this comes from the coding sequence ATGAACAAGACAGATTTATTCAGAAAATTAGAAGGAGCATTGATCGTATCATGTCAGGCTCTGGAGGATGAACCGTTACACGGAGCAGAAACTATGGCTAAGATGGCACTAGCAGCAGAGATTGGTGGGGCATCTGCTATCAGAGCGAACGGTGGTTCAGATATCGAGGAAATACAGAAGGTGACCAGGATTCCCATCATCGGATTGATCAAAAAGGTCTACCCTGACAGTAACGTGTATATTACACCTTCAAAAACCGAAGTCGATTTATTGATTGATACCGGTGTCAATATGGTAGCTCTTGATGGAACGACCAGGCATCGCCCGGATGGTGTAAGTTTGAAAGAACTACTTCACTATTTGAAAGCAAAAGGTCAAATTGTGATGGCTGATATATCGACGTTCGAGGAGGGAGTTCTTGCCGAACAAATGGGTTTTGATTGTGTTTCCACAACACTCTCAGGTTATACCCCCTATTCACGACAGAATGATGGACCTGACTTCGAACTGATCGAACGATTAGCGACACGTCTACGAATCCCTGTGATTGCGGAAGGGAAGATTCACTCACCCGAACAAGCGAAATATGCCTTAGGCTTAGGAGCATATGCTGTTGTTGTCGGTTCTGCGATAACGAGACCCCAAGAAATCACGAAACGATATGTAAATTATTTGAAAAAGGATGATCAAAATGGCGAACAGCCAGTTAACTATAAAGGGAAGATTAAAAGGGTTGATTAA
- a CDS encoding MurR/RpiR family transcriptional regulator, which yields MANSQLTIKGRLKGLINSYFPSLTKSEQKVAEIVLEEMEKVMYFSVTDLADAADVGDTTVLRFCRKVGFKGYQEFKLAIAKDLANGTGTPGEDPDEAGGILQAIARNTVNVIQETAAITNEEVLEDALILLDEANSIHFFGVGTSGLTALDAENRLLRIGKRTHAVIDSHIQAMTAATLGEGDVVVGISVSGSTKDTIDSLKIAEDSGATVIAITHHARSPITKVANLVLLSGGKESPLEGGSLAAKISQLFVIDLLCTGIAIRNKKKSLEFKERTARAVINKIY from the coding sequence ATGGCGAACAGCCAGTTAACTATAAAGGGAAGATTAAAAGGGTTGATTAACAGTTACTTTCCATCCCTTACAAAATCAGAACAGAAAGTTGCTGAGATTGTATTGGAAGAGATGGAAAAGGTGATGTATTTTTCCGTGACAGACCTTGCCGATGCGGCAGATGTTGGGGATACGACGGTGCTGCGATTTTGTCGGAAGGTTGGGTTCAAAGGATATCAGGAATTCAAATTGGCCATCGCAAAAGACCTTGCAAATGGAACCGGTACGCCAGGTGAGGATCCTGATGAAGCAGGAGGGATATTGCAAGCGATTGCCCGTAATACAGTCAATGTAATTCAAGAGACGGCAGCGATCACTAATGAAGAGGTTTTAGAGGACGCGCTTATATTATTGGACGAGGCGAACTCGATACACTTCTTCGGTGTAGGGACCTCCGGATTGACAGCATTGGATGCGGAAAACCGGTTGTTGAGAATAGGGAAACGGACACATGCGGTGATCGATTCCCATATCCAGGCAATGACTGCTGCAACCTTGGGGGAAGGAGATGTGGTCGTAGGTATCAGTGTATCCGGTAGTACGAAGGATACGATCGATTCATTGAAAATTGCAGAAGATAGCGGAGCAACCGTAATCGCAATTACACATCATGCTCGTTCTCCGATCACGAAGGTCGCGAACCTCGTTCTATTGAGCGGTGGTAAAGAGTCTCCTCTTGAAGGGGGATCGCTGGCAGCGAAGATTTCCCAGCTTTTTGTGATAGATCTTCTCTGTACAGGAATCGCAATCAGGAATAAGAAGAAATCCCTTGAGTTCAAGGAACGGACAGCTCGTGCCGTGATCAACAAGATTTACTGA